A stretch of Arthrobacter sp. NEB 688 DNA encodes these proteins:
- a CDS encoding TetR/AcrR family transcriptional regulator, translated as MTGRERREQLIGVGRKHFADRGFEGATIEEIAASAGVSKPVVYEHFGGKEGLYAVVVDREIESLLAGVASALDSDGTSRQLIERAALALLAYVESNSDGFRILVRDSPTGQATGSFASLMSDISSQVDHILAAQFKKHKLDPKAAPMYAQMLVGMVALTGQWWLDNRKFKKQEVAAHVVNLAWNGLTGLEPKPALTPETLALD; from the coding sequence ATGACCGGCCGCGAGCGGCGCGAGCAGCTGATCGGCGTGGGACGCAAGCACTTCGCGGACCGCGGCTTCGAGGGCGCGACCATCGAGGAGATCGCGGCCTCGGCCGGTGTCTCCAAGCCCGTCGTCTACGAGCACTTCGGCGGCAAGGAGGGGCTCTACGCGGTCGTCGTCGACCGCGAGATCGAGTCGCTGCTCGCGGGCGTCGCCTCCGCCCTGGACTCCGACGGCACCTCCCGCCAGCTCATCGAGCGCGCCGCGCTCGCCCTGCTCGCCTACGTCGAGAGCAACTCCGACGGCTTCCGGATCCTCGTGCGCGACAGCCCGACCGGGCAGGCCACCGGCTCGTTCGCCAGCCTCATGAGCGACATCTCGAGCCAGGTCGACCACATCCTCGCGGCGCAGTTCAAGAAGCACAAGCTCGACCCCAAGGCCGCGCCGATGTACGCGCAGATGCTCGTCGGGATGGTCGCGCTGACCGGCCAGTGGTGGCTCGACAACCGCAAGTTCAAGAAGCAGGAGGTCGCGGCGCACGTCGTCAACCTCGCGTGGAACGGGCTGACCGGGCTCGAGCCGAAGCCCGCGCTGACCCCCGAGACCCTCGCGCTGGACTGA
- a CDS encoding methyltransferase domain-containing protein, with protein sequence MSTSTWDPSAYGRFARERSRPLSDLVAQVGAQDPALVVDLGCGHGPATLALAALWPDARVVGVDAAESMLEAAREHDPAGRVEWVQSDLRDWDPASLGQAPDVVVTSSTLQWVPRHLDLVVPWVEALAPGGWFALQVPGNFDAPSHRLMRDVAEGHPRGGELTAALDVPAAGEPATYLRMLARLGCEVDAWETTYVHVLDPDAQDENPVLTWVTATGLRPVLDLLEGEEERQAFLEPYAAALREAYPRTSAGVIFPFRRVFAVAHKAG encoded by the coding sequence ATGAGCACGAGCACCTGGGACCCGTCCGCCTACGGGCGCTTCGCCCGCGAGCGCTCGCGGCCGCTCTCCGACCTCGTCGCCCAGGTCGGGGCGCAGGACCCCGCCCTCGTCGTCGACCTCGGCTGCGGTCACGGGCCGGCCACCCTCGCGCTCGCGGCGCTGTGGCCGGACGCCCGCGTCGTCGGGGTCGACGCCGCCGAGTCGATGCTCGAGGCCGCCCGCGAGCACGACCCCGCCGGGCGGGTCGAGTGGGTGCAGAGCGACCTGCGCGACTGGGACCCCGCCTCGCTCGGGCAGGCGCCCGACGTCGTCGTCACGAGCTCCACCCTCCAGTGGGTGCCCCGCCACCTCGACCTCGTCGTGCCGTGGGTCGAGGCGCTCGCCCCGGGCGGCTGGTTCGCGCTGCAGGTGCCGGGCAACTTCGACGCCCCGAGCCACCGCCTCATGCGCGACGTCGCCGAGGGCCACCCCCGCGGCGGTGAGCTGACGGCCGCCCTCGACGTGCCGGCGGCCGGTGAGCCCGCCACCTACCTGCGGATGCTCGCCCGGCTGGGCTGCGAGGTCGACGCGTGGGAGACGACGTACGTGCACGTCCTCGACCCCGACGCGCAGGACGAGAACCCGGTGCTCACGTGGGTCACGGCCACCGGGCTGCGCCCCGTGCTCGACCTGCTCGAGGGCGAGGAGGAGCGCCAGGCGTTCCTCGAGCCCTACGCGGCGGCGCTGCGCGAGGCCTACCCCCGTACCTCCGCCGGCGTCATCTTCCCCTTCCGGCGGGTGTTCGCCGTCGCGCACAAGGCCGGCTGA
- a CDS encoding MarR family transcriptional regulator — MAADDVDRIVSAWRRERPDVDVTPLEVLSRVSRLARRLDLARGRAFAGTGLEGWEFDVLSALRRRGEPYEMSPGQLVAETLVTSGTMTNRVDRLLARGWVERRPDPADRRGVIVRLTPEGTTVVDDALDRLLAGERELLAELGPTERDELAALLRRLLRPFETER; from the coding sequence ATGGCCGCTGACGACGTCGACCGTATCGTCTCCGCCTGGCGACGCGAGCGTCCCGACGTCGACGTCACGCCGCTCGAGGTGCTCTCGCGCGTCTCCCGCCTCGCCCGGCGCCTCGACCTCGCCCGCGGCCGCGCCTTCGCCGGCACCGGGCTCGAGGGCTGGGAGTTCGACGTCCTCTCCGCGCTGCGCCGGCGCGGCGAGCCCTACGAGATGAGCCCGGGGCAGCTCGTCGCCGAGACCCTCGTGACGAGCGGGACGATGACCAACCGCGTCGACCGCCTCCTGGCCCGCGGCTGGGTCGAGCGCCGCCCGGACCCCGCCGACCGCCGCGGCGTCATCGTCCGGCTGACCCCCGAGGGCACGACGGTCGTCGACGACGCGCTCGACCGGCTGCTCGCGGGCGAGCGGGAGCTCCTGGCCGAGCTCGGCCCCACCGAGCGCGACGAGCTCGCCGCGCTCCTGCGCCGGCTGCTGCGCCCCTTCGAGACCGAGCGCTGA
- a CDS encoding ABC-F family ATP-binding cassette domain-containing protein, whose amino-acid sequence MAGLVSVERASLALGTTQVLDSLSLGVSGGDRIGVVGRNGGGKTTLLRVLSGDREPDDGRVARVGGLRTGVLTQADTLDPAATVRESVLAGMAEHEWAADARVRDVLVGLLGGLDAPLVGGLDGPVAPLSGGERRRIALAALLVAAPDLLLLDEPTNHLDVEGVAWLAEHLVQRFAGPSRGLVVITHDRWFLDAVATRTWEVQDGDVHQYEGGYAAYVLARAERERMAGVVADRRDNLLRKELAWLRRGPPARTSKPKFRIDAANALIADEPPARDDVELMRFATTRLGKDVVDLLDARLVVGDRVLLDRFTWRLGPGDRVGLVGVNGAGKSTLLRALAGEAELAAGKRKVGVTVRLAHLTQEVRELDAWADRRVIEAVEDVRAVVRLGAKELTASQLAQRLGFSGPKQQTRVGDLSGGERRRLQLTRLLMDEPNVLLLDEPTNDLDIDTLTSLEDLLDGWAGTLVVVSHDRYLLERVCDRQLALLGDGLLRDLPGGVEEYLRRRQELVASGGGVREVPGAAAPTPVAAAPAGPNPAEVREARKAMARVEKQLQRLAEREERLHAAMAKAATDHARVLELNRELREVVDEREVLELEWLEAADVVG is encoded by the coding sequence GTGGCCGGTCTCGTCTCCGTCGAGCGCGCCTCCCTGGCCCTCGGCACGACCCAGGTGCTCGACTCCCTCTCGCTCGGGGTCTCCGGCGGTGACCGGATCGGCGTCGTCGGCCGCAACGGCGGCGGCAAGACGACGCTCCTGCGCGTCCTCTCCGGCGACCGCGAGCCCGACGACGGGCGCGTGGCCCGGGTCGGCGGGCTACGCACCGGCGTCCTCACCCAGGCCGACACCCTCGACCCCGCCGCGACCGTGCGCGAGTCGGTCCTCGCCGGGATGGCCGAGCACGAGTGGGCGGCCGACGCGCGGGTGCGCGACGTCCTCGTCGGGCTGCTCGGCGGCCTCGACGCGCCGCTCGTCGGCGGACTCGACGGCCCGGTCGCGCCCCTGTCCGGCGGGGAGCGGCGCCGCATCGCGCTCGCCGCGCTGCTCGTCGCGGCGCCGGACCTCCTGCTCCTCGACGAGCCGACCAACCACCTCGACGTCGAGGGTGTCGCCTGGCTCGCCGAGCACCTCGTGCAGCGTTTCGCGGGGCCCTCGCGCGGCCTCGTCGTCATCACCCACGACCGGTGGTTCCTCGACGCCGTCGCGACCCGGACCTGGGAGGTCCAGGACGGCGACGTGCACCAGTACGAGGGCGGGTACGCCGCCTACGTCCTCGCCCGGGCCGAGCGCGAGCGGATGGCCGGGGTCGTCGCCGACCGGCGCGACAACCTCCTGCGCAAGGAGCTCGCGTGGCTGCGCCGCGGCCCGCCCGCGCGCACGAGCAAGCCGAAGTTCCGCATCGACGCCGCCAACGCGCTCATCGCCGACGAGCCGCCGGCGCGCGACGACGTCGAGCTGATGCGCTTCGCGACGACCCGCCTCGGCAAGGACGTCGTCGACCTCCTCGACGCGCGGCTCGTCGTCGGCGACCGCGTCCTGCTCGACCGCTTCACCTGGCGCCTCGGCCCCGGCGACCGCGTGGGCCTCGTCGGCGTCAACGGCGCCGGCAAGTCGACGCTCCTGCGCGCCCTCGCGGGGGAGGCGGAGCTCGCCGCGGGCAAGCGCAAGGTCGGGGTCACCGTCCGCCTGGCGCACCTGACCCAGGAGGTCCGCGAGCTCGACGCCTGGGCCGACCGGCGGGTCATCGAGGCGGTCGAGGACGTGCGGGCCGTCGTGCGCCTCGGCGCCAAGGAGCTCACCGCGTCCCAGCTCGCGCAGCGGCTCGGGTTCAGCGGACCCAAGCAGCAGACCCGCGTCGGCGACCTCAGCGGTGGCGAGCGCCGCCGGCTGCAGCTGACCCGCCTGCTCATGGACGAGCCGAACGTCCTGCTCCTCGACGAGCCGACCAACGACCTCGACATCGACACGCTGACCTCGCTCGAGGACCTCCTCGACGGCTGGGCCGGCACCCTCGTCGTCGTCTCGCACGACCGCTACCTGCTCGAGCGGGTCTGCGACCGCCAGCTGGCCCTCCTCGGCGACGGCCTCCTGCGCGACCTGCCCGGCGGCGTCGAGGAGTACCTGCGGCGGCGCCAGGAGCTCGTCGCGAGCGGTGGCGGCGTGCGCGAGGTGCCCGGCGCGGCGGCGCCGACCCCCGTGGCGGCGGCCCCGGCCGGCCCGAACCCGGCCGAGGTGCGGGAGGCGCGCAAGGCGATGGCCCGCGTCGAGAAGCAGCTCCAGCGGCTCGCCGAGCGCGAGGAGCGGCTGCACGCCGCGATGGCGAAGGCGGCCACCGACCACGCCCGGGTCCTCGAGCTCAACCGCGAGCTGCGCGAAGTCGTCGACGAGCGCGAGGTCCTCGAGCTGGAGTGGCTCGAGGCGGCCGACGTCGTCGGCTGA
- a CDS encoding 4-(cytidine 5'-diphospho)-2-C-methyl-D-erythritol kinase, protein MTSAPIVPGAVTVRVPAKVNLELLVGPVRDDGYHDLSTVYQAVSLYDEVTVAAADAWGVSVSGALADGVPTDDDNLALRAARLLARRCDADPVHVSIRKGIPVAGGMAGGSADAAATLVALDQLWELDLERDELESVAAQLGSDVPFLVTGGTAMGSGRGELLAPVLARGTFHWVLALAEGGLSTPAVYAECDRLREGSDVPAPVATPALMAALRTGDPHELAPQLVNDLQEAALSLRPDLAEVLSAGMEYGALGGIVSGSGPTIAFLVDGSEAGIDLAVALTASGVVRDVRRATGPVHGAQVLHHRVD, encoded by the coding sequence ATGACCTCGGCCCCGATCGTGCCCGGCGCCGTCACCGTGCGCGTCCCGGCCAAGGTCAACCTCGAGCTCCTCGTCGGCCCGGTCCGGGACGACGGCTACCACGACCTGTCGACCGTGTACCAGGCCGTGAGCCTCTACGACGAGGTCACCGTCGCCGCCGCGGACGCGTGGGGCGTCTCGGTCTCGGGGGCGCTCGCCGACGGCGTGCCGACCGACGACGACAACCTCGCGCTGCGCGCCGCGCGCCTGCTGGCCCGCCGCTGCGACGCCGACCCGGTCCACGTGAGCATCCGCAAGGGCATCCCCGTCGCCGGGGGGATGGCCGGCGGCTCGGCCGACGCCGCCGCCACGCTCGTCGCCCTCGACCAGCTGTGGGAGCTCGACCTCGAGCGCGACGAGCTCGAGTCGGTCGCGGCCCAGCTCGGCAGCGACGTCCCCTTCCTCGTCACCGGCGGGACCGCGATGGGCAGCGGCCGCGGCGAGCTCCTCGCGCCGGTCCTCGCCCGCGGGACCTTCCACTGGGTCCTCGCGCTCGCCGAGGGCGGCCTGTCGACCCCCGCCGTCTACGCCGAGTGCGACCGCCTGCGCGAGGGCTCGGACGTCCCGGCCCCGGTCGCGACGCCCGCCCTCATGGCCGCGCTGCGCACCGGCGACCCCCACGAGCTCGCCCCGCAGCTCGTCAACGACCTCCAGGAGGCCGCCCTCAGTCTGCGCCCCGACCTCGCCGAGGTGCTCTCGGCCGGGATGGAGTACGGGGCGCTCGGCGGCATCGTCTCGGGCTCGGGCCCGACCATCGCCTTCCTCGTCGACGGCTCCGAGGCCGGCATCGACCTCGCCGTGGCGCTCACGGCGAGCGGCGTCGTCCGCGACGTGCGGCGGGCCACCGGCCCGGTGCACGGCGCCCAGGTCCTCCACCACCGGGTCGACTAG
- the rsmA gene encoding 16S rRNA (adenine(1518)-N(6)/adenine(1519)-N(6))-dimethyltransferase RsmA: MSEPENAPAAALLGAADVREVAARLGIRPTKQWGQNFVVDGNTVRRIVRVSGVGPDDVVVEVGPGLGSLTLALLPAVRRVVAVEVDPTLARELPATVAARAPGLVDRLEVVPADALAVTELPGPPPTALVANLPYNVSVPVVLRMLELFPSLRTVLVMVQLEVAERLAAPPGSRTYGVPSVKAAWYADVRLAGQVPRSVFWPVPNVDSGLVAFTRRPAPETDATRAEVFAVVDAAFAQRRKTLRAALAGWAGSPPAAEEALVAAGVDPRTRGEQLDVAAFARIAAARTALRRVEG; the protein is encoded by the coding sequence GTGAGCGAGCCCGAGAACGCCCCCGCCGCCGCCCTCCTCGGGGCGGCGGACGTGCGCGAGGTCGCCGCGCGCCTCGGCATCCGCCCGACCAAGCAGTGGGGCCAGAACTTCGTCGTCGACGGCAACACCGTCCGGCGCATCGTCCGGGTCTCCGGCGTCGGGCCCGACGACGTCGTCGTCGAGGTCGGCCCGGGCCTCGGCAGCCTCACCCTCGCGCTGCTGCCCGCCGTGCGCCGGGTCGTCGCCGTCGAGGTCGACCCCACGCTCGCCCGGGAGCTGCCCGCCACCGTCGCCGCGCGGGCACCCGGCCTCGTCGACCGCCTCGAGGTCGTCCCGGCCGACGCGCTCGCCGTCACCGAGCTGCCCGGCCCGCCGCCCACGGCGCTCGTCGCCAACCTGCCCTACAACGTCTCGGTGCCGGTCGTGCTGCGGATGCTCGAGCTCTTCCCCTCGCTGCGGACCGTGCTCGTCATGGTGCAGCTCGAGGTGGCCGAGCGCCTCGCGGCCCCGCCCGGCTCGCGGACCTACGGCGTGCCGAGCGTCAAGGCCGCCTGGTACGCCGACGTCCGGCTCGCCGGCCAGGTCCCGCGCAGCGTGTTCTGGCCGGTGCCGAACGTCGACAGCGGCCTCGTCGCGTTCACCCGGCGCCCCGCCCCCGAGACCGACGCCACCCGCGCCGAGGTCTTCGCGGTGGTCGACGCCGCCTTCGCCCAGCGTCGCAAGACCCTGCGCGCCGCCCTCGCCGGCTGGGCCGGGTCCCCGCCGGCCGCGGAGGAGGCTCTCGTCGCCGCCGGGGTCGACCCCCGCACGCGGGGCGAGCAGCTCGACGTCGCGGCCTTCGCCCGGATCGCCGCCGCGCGCACCGCTCTCCGTCGCGTCGAGGGCTGA
- a CDS encoding resuscitation-promoting factor: protein MLSRTIRHAAQGVAALAVAAGSVGVAHLDKAVALTVDGSPRSVHVFGGTVRDALEKSDISVGEHDVVVPSLDAAIADGDHISVRYGRKLVVTVDGQRREYWTTATTVDAALRDVGVRADGAVLTASRSQTLGRDGLALSVTTPKDITVLDGGKRRTVTTTAPQVGAVFGQLGIEHDADDAVKPGLSTAVRDGMTITLTRISTRTRTTTESVGYDTTRRSDSSMAAGTTKTVTTGKPGTKKVTRELRWVNGKLSTRTVVKTVVTRQPVDAVVKVGTKKKATPAPTSSTPPSAGNTSGAGLNLANEAMWDRIAQCESTGNWSINTGNGYYGGLQFDIPSWLANGGDDFAPRADLASRAEQITVANRYYAKAGLGPWGCAHAA, encoded by the coding sequence TTGCTCTCTCGCACGATCCGCCATGCCGCCCAGGGCGTGGCCGCCCTCGCCGTCGCCGCAGGCTCGGTCGGGGTCGCCCACCTCGACAAGGCGGTCGCGCTGACCGTCGACGGGTCCCCCCGCTCGGTCCACGTGTTCGGCGGCACCGTCCGCGACGCCCTCGAGAAGAGCGACATCTCGGTCGGTGAGCACGACGTCGTCGTGCCGTCCCTCGACGCCGCCATCGCCGACGGCGACCACATCTCGGTCCGCTACGGCCGCAAGCTCGTCGTGACCGTCGACGGCCAGCGCCGCGAGTACTGGACGACGGCCACGACCGTCGACGCCGCCCTGAGGGACGTCGGCGTCCGCGCCGACGGCGCCGTCCTCACGGCCTCCCGCTCGCAGACCCTCGGTCGCGACGGCCTCGCGCTCTCGGTGACGACGCCCAAGGACATCACGGTCCTCGACGGCGGCAAGCGCCGCACGGTGACCACGACGGCCCCGCAGGTCGGCGCGGTCTTCGGCCAGCTCGGCATCGAGCACGACGCCGACGACGCCGTGAAGCCGGGCCTGTCCACCGCGGTGCGGGACGGCATGACCATCACGCTGACGCGGATCTCGACGCGCACCCGGACCACCACGGAGTCCGTCGGCTACGACACGACGCGCCGCAGCGACTCCTCGATGGCCGCCGGCACGACCAAGACCGTCACCACGGGCAAGCCGGGCACGAAGAAGGTCACCCGTGAGCTGCGCTGGGTCAACGGCAAGCTGAGCACCCGCACGGTCGTCAAGACCGTCGTCACGCGGCAGCCGGTCGACGCCGTCGTCAAGGTCGGCACGAAGAAGAAGGCCACCCCCGCCCCGACCTCGTCGACGCCGCCGAGCGCCGGCAACACCTCGGGCGCCGGCCTCAACCTCGCCAACGAGGCGATGTGGGACCGCATCGCCCAGTGCGAGTCCACCGGCAACTGGTCGATCAACACCGGCAACGGCTACTACGGCGGCCTCCAGTTCGACATCCCGTCGTGGCTGGCCAACGGCGGCGACGACTTCGCGCCGCGCGCCGACCTCGCGAGCCGCGCCGAGCAGATCACCGTCGCGAACCGCTACTACGCCAAGGCGGGCCTCGGCCCCTGGGGCTGCGCGCACGCGGCCTGA
- a CDS encoding TatD family hydrolase, protein MTSQPSRRGDPEAPDPLPIPVVDNHTHLDISREGQSIGVGDIGPALRAAARVGVDRVVQVGCDPVGNEFAVAAAEAYPSVLAGVALHPNEVPGLAARGELDGALARVEELAAHPRVRVVGETGLDFFRTGPEGHALQEESFRAHIDLAQRTGLTLQIHDRDAHDDVLRVLADAGAPERTVMHCFSGDLVMARECVARGYHLSFSGTVTFKSAKDLRDALAVTPLELLLVETDAPYLTPHPWRGASNSPMLVPLTVRVMASVLGVAVPTLCEALSENAERLYGPW, encoded by the coding sequence ATGACCTCGCAGCCGAGCCGTCGGGGTGACCCCGAGGCGCCGGACCCCCTGCCGATCCCGGTCGTGGACAACCACACCCACCTCGACATCAGCCGCGAGGGGCAGAGCATCGGGGTCGGCGACATCGGGCCGGCGCTGCGGGCCGCGGCCCGCGTCGGGGTCGACCGCGTCGTCCAGGTGGGGTGCGACCCCGTCGGCAACGAGTTCGCGGTCGCGGCCGCGGAGGCGTACCCGTCGGTCCTCGCCGGCGTCGCCCTCCACCCCAACGAGGTGCCCGGGCTGGCCGCCCGCGGTGAGCTCGACGGCGCCCTCGCCCGCGTCGAGGAGCTCGCCGCCCATCCCCGCGTGCGGGTCGTCGGCGAGACCGGCCTCGACTTCTTCCGCACCGGCCCCGAGGGGCACGCCCTGCAGGAGGAGTCCTTCCGGGCCCACATCGACCTCGCGCAGCGCACCGGGCTGACCCTGCAGATCCACGACCGCGACGCGCACGACGACGTGCTGCGGGTCCTCGCCGACGCCGGTGCCCCCGAGCGCACGGTCATGCACTGCTTCTCGGGGGACCTCGTGATGGCCCGCGAGTGCGTGGCCCGGGGCTACCACCTCTCCTTCAGCGGCACGGTGACGTTCAAGAGCGCGAAGGACCTGCGGGACGCGCTGGCCGTCACCCCGCTCGAGCTGCTCCTCGTCGAGACCGACGCGCCGTACCTGACGCCCCACCCGTGGCGCGGGGCGAGCAACAGCCCGATGCTCGTGCCGCTCACCGTCCGGGTCATGGCCTCGGTGCTCGGGGTGGCCGTCCCGACGCTCTGCGAGGCCTTGTCGGAGAACGCCGAACGGCTCTACGGCCCCTGGTGA
- the metG gene encoding methionine--tRNA ligase: protein MKVLSAVAWPYANGPRHLGHVAGFGVPSDVFSRYMRMAGHDVLMVSGSDEHGTPILVLADQAGVTPREFVDRNHAVIAGELADLGCTYDLYTRTTTANHYAVAQELFRQNWLNGYMVERTQQGAISPSTGRTLPDRFIEGECPICHYPDARGDQCDNCGNQLEPEELIDPRSKINGETPEFVETQHFFLDLPALADALREWLAGRDASGTWRPNVIKFSLNILDDIKPRAMTRDIDWGIPVPLEGWVDNPAKRLYVWFDAVIGYLSASIEWARRLGEPERWREWWNDPEALTYYFMGKDNITFHSQIWPAELLGYAGKGSRGGEPGVYGELNLPTEVVSSEYLTMEGKQFSTSRGYTVLVRDVLERYGPDGIRYFICAAGPESQDSNFTWRDFVQRNNSELVAGWGNLVSRTAAMVAKNFGEVPQPGALEPVDEEVRAAVLAGFDSVGGLLERHRQKAAITEAMRVVGEVNAYVSRTEPFKLKGEDQRERLATVLHTLVQCVSDLNTILAPFLPHAANRVHAVLGGVGELVPMPRLETVTGLDPEDEGRSWPVITGDYTGFATWESRPVVVGTPISKPAPVFTKLDESVVDDELARAGG from the coding sequence ATGAAGGTCCTCTCCGCCGTCGCCTGGCCGTACGCCAACGGGCCCCGCCACCTCGGCCACGTCGCCGGGTTCGGCGTGCCCTCCGACGTCTTCAGCCGGTACATGCGGATGGCCGGGCACGACGTGCTCATGGTCAGCGGCTCCGACGAGCACGGGACGCCGATCCTCGTGCTCGCCGACCAGGCCGGGGTCACCCCCCGCGAGTTCGTCGACCGCAACCACGCGGTCATCGCCGGCGAGCTCGCCGACCTCGGCTGCACCTACGACCTCTACACGCGCACGACGACGGCCAATCACTACGCCGTCGCGCAGGAGCTGTTCCGGCAGAACTGGCTCAACGGCTACATGGTCGAGCGCACCCAGCAGGGCGCGATCTCGCCGTCCACGGGGCGCACGCTGCCCGACCGGTTCATCGAGGGCGAGTGCCCGATCTGCCACTACCCGGACGCGCGCGGCGACCAGTGCGACAACTGCGGCAACCAGCTCGAGCCGGAGGAGCTGATCGACCCGCGGTCGAAGATCAACGGCGAGACGCCGGAGTTCGTCGAGACCCAGCACTTCTTCCTCGACCTGCCGGCGCTCGCCGACGCGCTGCGCGAGTGGCTCGCCGGCCGCGACGCCTCGGGCACCTGGCGGCCGAACGTCATCAAGTTCAGCCTCAACATCCTCGACGACATCAAGCCCCGCGCGATGACCCGTGACATCGACTGGGGCATCCCGGTGCCGCTCGAGGGCTGGGTCGACAACCCGGCCAAGCGGCTCTACGTGTGGTTCGACGCCGTCATCGGCTACCTGTCGGCGTCGATCGAGTGGGCCCGCCGGCTGGGCGAGCCCGAGCGCTGGCGCGAGTGGTGGAACGACCCCGAGGCCCTGACGTACTACTTCATGGGCAAGGACAACATCACCTTCCACAGCCAGATCTGGCCGGCCGAGCTGCTCGGCTACGCCGGGAAGGGCTCCCGCGGCGGCGAGCCCGGCGTCTACGGCGAGCTCAACCTGCCGACCGAGGTCGTCTCCAGCGAGTACCTGACGATGGAGGGCAAGCAGTTCTCGACCTCGCGCGGGTACACGGTCCTCGTCCGCGACGTCCTCGAGCGCTACGGCCCCGACGGCATCCGCTACTTCATCTGCGCGGCCGGCCCCGAGAGCCAGGACTCCAACTTCACCTGGCGCGACTTCGTGCAGCGCAACAACTCCGAGCTCGTCGCCGGCTGGGGCAACCTCGTCTCCCGCACGGCCGCGATGGTCGCGAAGAACTTCGGCGAGGTGCCGCAGCCGGGTGCCCTCGAGCCCGTCGACGAGGAGGTCCGTGCGGCCGTCCTCGCCGGGTTCGACTCCGTCGGAGGGCTGCTCGAGCGGCACCGGCAGAAGGCGGCCATCACCGAGGCGATGCGCGTCGTCGGCGAGGTCAACGCCTACGTCTCGCGCACCGAGCCGTTCAAGCTCAAGGGCGAGGACCAGCGCGAGCGCCTGGCGACGGTGCTGCACACGCTCGTCCAGTGCGTCTCCGACCTCAACACGATCCTCGCGCCGTTCCTCCCGCACGCGGCCAACCGCGTCCACGCGGTGCTCGGCGGCGTGGGCGAGCTCGTGCCGATGCCCCGGCTCGAGACCGTCACCGGCCTCGACCCCGAGGACGAGGGTCGCTCGTGGCCGGTCATCACCGGCGACTACACGGGCTTCGCGACCTGGGAGTCGCGCCCGGTCGTCGTCGGCACGCCGATCAGCAAGCCGGCGCCCGTCTTCACCAAGCTGGACGAGTCGGTCGTCGACGACGAGCTCGCCCGCGCCGGCGGCTGA